One window of Papaver somniferum cultivar HN1 chromosome 9, ASM357369v1, whole genome shotgun sequence genomic DNA carries:
- the LOC113313657 gene encoding syntaxin-132-like has translation MNDLLTDSFEIPRGQGSRGGDIELGNNPPMNPDMGLEKFQKQVDEIDRQIEKLNKLLKKLQDANEESMSVTKAAAMKAIRQRMEKDVDEVGKIAVSVKSKIEQLNRENITNRKMPGCGENTGVDRTRTARTVAAQKKLKDKMAEFQILRQNISQEYREVVERRVFTVTGTRADEETIDQLIETGDGDQIFQKAIQEHGRGQVMDTLAEIQERHEAVRDVEKKLLELQQIFMDMAVLVESQGDMLDNIESQVSSAVDHVQSGNTALQKAKKLQRNSRKWMCIAIIILLTIVVIIVVAVLKPWNAKKGA, from the exons ATGAATGACCTTTTAACG GATTCGTTTGAGATCCCTCGAGGTCAAGGATCACGGGGTGGGGATATTGAGTTAGGAAATAACCCTCCAATGAATCCAGATATGGGCTTAGAAAAGTTTCAGAAGCAG GTTGATGAAATTGATAGACAAATTGAGAAGCTCAACAAGCTACTGAAAAAGCTTCAG GATGCAAATGAAGAGTCGATGTCCGTAACTAAAGCTGCTGCCATGAAAG CAATAAGGCAGCGTATGGAAAAAGATGTAGATGAAGTCGGAAAAATTGCTGTATCAGTGAAATCAAAGATTGAACAACTAAACAGAGAG AATATAACCAATAGGAAAATGCCAGGATGTGGAGAAAATACTGGTGTTGATCGCACGAGAACTGCAAGAACAGT AGCTGCTCAAAAGAAGCTAAAGGATAAGATGGCTGAATTTCAG ATTTTAAGGCAAAATATCAGCCAAGAGTACCGAGAGGTTGTTGAGAGAAGGGTCTTTACAG TGACGGGTACAAGAGCTGACGAAGAG ACAATTGACCAATTGATTGAGACTGGAGACGGTGATCAAATCTTCCAGAAAGCTATTCAGGAACACGGTCGAGGCCAg GTAATGGACACCCTGGCAGAAATTCAAGAACGCCATGAGGCGGTTAGGGACGTCGAAAAGAAGCTTCTAGAGTTGCAGCAG ATATTCATGGACATGGCAGTGTTGGTGGAGTCACAAGGTGACATGCTGGACAACATAGAATCACAG GTTTCAAGTGCTGTAGACCATGTTCAATCTGGAAACACTGCTCTCCAGAAAGCAAAGAAGCTTCAAAGGAATTCTCGAAAATGGATGTGCATAGCTATCATCATTCTTCTTACAATTGTGGTTATCATAGTTGTGGCTGTGCTCAAGCCATGGAACGCCAAAAAGGGTGCTTAG